The following proteins are co-located in the Silene latifolia isolate original U9 population chromosome 1, ASM4854445v1, whole genome shotgun sequence genome:
- the LOC141657134 gene encoding uncharacterized protein LOC141657134, which yields MAGASLPGSSFDIKIDVPELTGDNFKVWKERVLLHLGFTRFDYAIQHDEPAELKETSTPDEVDHREKWEKSNYICTMFIKTKLCASIRGSVEQHTKVRDLLKAIDEQFETSDKALASTLITKFTSLKLNATKGVRDFIMRMRDIAAQLKVLEVTMSDSFLVHFILCSLPAQYAPFKISYNTHKDKWSLNELMTMCVQEEGRLLLEEGEKVNLTTSTNKESSSTKKGHHKDKGKGKMSVEPTIKKESSCFFCKKKGHMKKDCIKFKAWLKKKGYDKPAETVASESSIYSETDRLERGGRRDMQFSFE from the exons ATGGCTGGAG CAAGTTTACCTGGAAGTTCCTTTGATATCAAAATAGACGTTCCTGAATTAACTGGTGATAATTTTAAGGTGTGGAAGGAAAGAGTTCTATTGCATTTAGGATTCACGCGTTTCGATTATGCTATACAACACGATGAACCGGCTGAGCTAAAGGAAACTAGCACACCAGATGAAGTAGACCATCGTGAAAAGTGGGAGAAATCAAACTATATTTGCACGATGTTCATAAAGACAAAATTGTGTGCTAGTATCCGAGGTTCCGTCGAGCAGCATACTAAAGTTCGAGACCTTCTTAAAGCAATAGATGAACAGTTCGAAACTTCTGATAAGGCTTTGGCAAGCACCTTAATTACGAAATTCACTTCTTTGAAGCTCAATGCCACTAAAGGAGTGCGTGATTTCATCATGCGCATGAGGGATATTGCAGCCCAACTTAAGGTATTGGAAGTTACTATGTCTGACTCTTTCCTGGTACATTTTATTTTGTGTTCTCTCCCAGCACAATATGCCCCCTTTAAGATCTCTTACAACACACATAAGGACAAATGGTCTCTTAATGAATTAATGACCATGTGTGTTCAAGAGGAGGGGAGGTTGTTGTTGGAGGAGGGCGAAAAGGTGAACCTAACTACTAGTACTAATAAAGAATCATCTAGTACTAAGAAGGGTCACCATAAGGATAAGGGAAAGGGTAAGATGTCTGTTGAGCCGACCATTAAGAAGGAGTCTTCATGTTTCTTCTGTAAAAAGAAGGGACATATGAAGAAAGACTGCATAAAGTTCAAGGCTTGGCTTAAAAAGAAAG GGTATGACAAACCTGCGGAAACCGTGGCAAGTGAAAGCTCTATCTATTCAGAAACCGATAGGCTCGAACGTGGAGGCCGTAGGGACATGCAGTTTAGTTTTGAGTAg